A window of the Cutaneotrichosporon cavernicola HIS019 DNA, chromosome: 6 genome harbors these coding sequences:
- a CDS encoding uncharacterized protein (Key enzyme for ketone body catabolism. Transfers the CoA moiety from succinate to acetoacetate. Formation of the enzyme-CoA intermediate proceeds via an unstable anhydride species formed between the carboxylate groups of the enzyme and substrate), with amino-acid sequence MIRLTVRSSIFARGFATSAIARSSKVYPSAAAAVEGVKTGDTVLAGGFGLCGVPNTLINALAKRTEVNNLTGVSNNAGALVDGETRGLGKLLETKQLSRLICSYIGTNKLLEGMYLTGEIELELTPQGTLAEKMRAAGAGIPAFYTPTGYNTPVQLASVPKTYTKDGKPDKYPNPREVREFGGREFVLEESIKGDVALIRAWKVDEAGNTVFRYTANNFSSAMAKSAVMTIVEAEEIVPVGSIDPMQVHVPGVYVNRIVKATTPREIEYMTTKPEPGADTGASLGKGEARARRENIVKRAAQELKDGYYANLGIGMPTLIPDFVPKDRQIWLQSENGLLGMGPLPASYAVDADVINAGKETVTMVPGASVFGSDESFAMIRGGHVNVSVLGAMEVSAAGDLANWIIPGKLVKGMGGAMDLVSSPDQTKIIVCTDHTDKHGKPKIVQECSLPLTGARCVSMIITDLCVFEVDRKAGKLTLTELMPGATVDEVKAKTGATFDVVPNIKEVSI; translated from the exons ATGATCCGCCTCACCGTCCGCTCGTCCATCTTTGCCCGCGGTttcgcgacgagcgccaTCGCCCGCTCGTCCAAGGTCTACCCGtctgccgctgccgccgtcgagggcgtcaagaCTGGCGACACGGTTCTTGCCGGCGGTTTCGGGCTGTGTGGCGTGCCCAACACCCTCATTAATGCTTTGGCCAAGCGCACCGAAGTCAACAACCTCACTGGCGTCTCCAACAATGCCGGTGCGCTTGTGGACGGCGAGACTCGTGGCCTTGGCAAGTTGCTCGAGACCAAGCAGCTCAGTCGCCTAATCTGCTCTTACATCGGCAC CaacaagctcctcgagggcatgTACCTCACtggcgagatcgagctcgagctcacgcCCCAGGGCACTCTGGCTGAGAAGATGCGCGCCGCGGGCGCAGGTATCCCGGCATTCTACACCCCCACCGGCTACAACACACCTGTGCAGCTTGCTAGCGTGCCCAAGACATAcaccaaggacggcaagccAGACAAGTACCCCAACCCCCGTGAGGTGCGCGAGTTCGGCGGTCGCGAGTTCGTTCTTGAGGAGAGCATCAAGGGCGACGTTGCCCTGATCCGCGCCTGgaaggtcgacgaggcgggtAACACTGTCTTCCGGTACACGGCCAACAACTTTTCCAGCGCAATGGCCAAGAGCGCCGTCATGACCATTgtggaggccgaggagattgtGCCTGTTGGCAGCATCGACCCCATGCAGGTGCACGTGCCGGGCGTGTACGTCAACCGCATTGTcaaggcgacgacgccacgCGAGATCGAGTACATGACCACCAAGCCCGAGCCTGGAGCCGACACCGGCGCGTCGCTCGGCAAGGGTGAGGCTCGCGCCCGCCGTGAAAACATTGTCAAGCGTGCGGCgcaggagctcaaggacggaTACTACGCCAACCTGGGCATTGGAATGCCGACCCTCATCCCCGACTTTGTGCCCAAGGACCGCCAGATCTGGCTCCAGTCCGAGAACGGTCTGCTTGGCATGGGCCCTCTTCCCGCCAGCtacgccgtcgacgccgacgtcatcaACGCCGGTAAGGAGACGGTGACCATGGTTCCGGGCGCATCCGTGTTTGGATCTGACGAGTCGTTCGCCATGATCCGCGGAGGACACGTCAACGTCTCGGTCCTCGGTGCGATGGAGGTCTCGGCGGCAGGTGACCTCGCCAACTGGATCATTCCtggcaagctcgtcaagggTATGGGTGGTGCTATGGACCTCGTTTCGTCGCCAGACCAGACCAAGATTATCGTCTGCACAGACCACACGGACAAGCACGGCAAGCCCAAGATTGTGCAGGAGTGCTCGCTGCCGCTTACGGGCGCGCGTTGCGTGAGCATGATCATCACCGATCTCTGCGTGTTCGAGGTCGACCGCAAGGCTGGCAAGCTCACTCTCACCGAGCTCATGCCCGGCGCcaccgtcgacgaggtcaaggccaagacggGCGCGACGTTTGACGTCGTCCCAAACATCAAGGAGGTGTCGATCTAG
- a CDS encoding uncharacterized protein (Belongs to the major facilitator superfamily. Sugar transporter (TC 2.A.1.1) family) — MSDKEKNPTLVTVVDDAVLTERAQKFKEAEESMSLGATFRAYKKALAWSVLVSMNIVMESYGTILLNSFYAQPAFLAKFGEVGHSGKLEIPAKWQTSMSLASSVGIIIGIWLNGLVVDRWGYKKIMVASLIALSGFVALPFAATSKGMIVAGMLLCGLPWGTLNVIAPAYAVEVLPPAIRHYGPTYVNQCWVIGHLIGAGVQTGLLSNHGQWGWRIPFALQWMWPVPLIIGALLCPESPWWLVRHGRTADAVHSMKRLASSAIDHEEAVALIEHTVRLERDLDFGSTYSDMVRGVDRRRTEIGTVALSSQALVGFIVQGYQTYFFKQAGMPTTDSFKLTLGTYGIAFVGTALSMPLQDRFGRRTLWLAGMAWMLCTMVPVGILACVHQTQSVMWAEGIILMVWFGGYGWSVGPLAFVIASEVGSAQLRAKTIAVARGMQYLITIANTVVAPYVLNSDQANLKGKAAFIPAGFTVVLIVWSYFRLPETKGRSFDELDVLFAKRVPARKFRDYVVTIEDEMPASAKAVEDQP; from the exons ATGTCCGACAAAGAGAAGAATCCCACCCTCGTCACTGTTGTCGACGATGCGGTGCTCACAGAGCGGGCGCAGAAATTCAAGGAGGCCGAAGAGTCTATGAGCCTAGGGGCGACTTTTCGCGCATACAAGAAGGCGCTGGCTTGGTCGGTGCTCGTGTCAATG AACATTGTGATGGAGAGTTACGGGACGATCCTGCTCAACTCGTTCTATGCGCAGCCGGCATTCCTGGCCAAGTttggcgaggttggacaCTcgggcaagctcgagatCCCCGCCAAGTGGCAGACATCAATGT cgctcgcgtcgtcggtggGCATCATCATTGGTATCTGGCTTAACGGCCTGGTCGTCGACCGATGGGGATACAAGAAGATTATGGTCGCCTCTCTCATTGCGCTGAGCGGGTTCGTTGCTCTCCCCTTTGCTGCCACTAGCAAGGGCATGATCGTCGCGGGCATGCTCCTCTGCGGCTTGCCGTGGGGCACGCTCAATGTCATTGCGCCGGCTTACGCGGTCGAAGTCCTCCCTCCGGCTATTAGGCACTATGGCCCGACGTACGTCAACCAGTGCTGGGTGATTGGGCATCTGATTGGCGCTGGTGTGCAGACCGGTCTCTTGAGTAACCACGGACAATGGGGTTGGCGCATTCCCTTCGCCCTGCAGTGGATGTGGCCAGTCCCGCTCATCATCGGCGCCCTCCTGTGTCCCGAGAGTCCGTGGTGGCTCGTTCGCCACGGGCGGACAGCCGACGCCGTTCATTCCATGAAGCGCCTAGCTTCGTCCGCCATTGACCACGAGGAGGCCGTCGCATTGATCGAGCACACtgtccgcctcgagcgcgacctcgactttgGCTCCACCTACTCTGACATGGTCCGTGGCGTCGATCGTCGCCGTACAGAAATCGGAACGGTCGCACTTTCATCCCAGGCTCTCGTGGGCTTCATTGTGCAGGGCTACCAGACCTACTTTTTCAAGCAGGCCGGTATGCCGACTACCGACAGCTTCAAACTCACCCTGGGCACGTACGGAATTGCGTTCGTCGGCACGGCCTTGAGCATGCCGCTTCAGGACCGTTTTGGCCGCCGCACCCTTTGGCTGGCAGGCATGGCTTGGATGCTATGCACCATGGTCCCCGTTGGCATCCTGGCTTGTGTCCACCAAACCCAGAGCGTCATGTGGGCCGAGGGTATTATCCTCATGGTCTGGTTTGGGGGATACGGCTGGTCTGTGGGGCCGCTCGCATTCGTCATTGCGTCCGAGGTCGGCAGCGCTCAGCTGCGTGCCAAGACCATCGCAGTCGCCCGTGGCATGCAGTACCTCATCACTATCGCAAACACGGTCGTAGCACCGTACGTGCTCAACTCGGACCAGGCAAAcctcaagggcaaggcggcgTTCATCCCCGCTGGCTTTACTGTTGTGCTCATCGTGTGGTCGTACTTCCGCCTGCCAGAGACCAAGGGCCGCAGctttgacgagctcgacgtgctcTTCGCCAAGCGCGTGCCTGCTCGCAAGTTCCGCGACTATGTCGTCacgatcgaggacgagatgccGGCCAGTGCcaaggctgtcgaggaCCAGCCCTGA
- a CDS encoding uncharacterized protein (Choline sulfatase enzyme C terminal), whose product MTQTKRPNILFIMSDDHAAKSISAYGAGINHTPHLDRLAHEGMLFNHCYVTNSICTPSRAAILCGTHNHTNGVFTLDSKLDSNLPNVAKQLRAHGGYQTAMVGKWHLGEGAAHEPSGFDYWEVVPGQGLYHDPQFIGSDGIHTEKGYATDIITDKALNWLEARDQERPFFMMLHHKAPHRPWECDPKHRDLYKDDIRLPDTFTDDYKNRPKAAGVAKMKVAMDMTYQDLGLSQPEGGEEVGELVMPGYWERKIPFPDSDAGVAAMRPLIDRETGERFTFKTREALARFKYQRYMQRYLRTVQSIDDNVGRVLDYLDAQGLADNTMVLYTSDQGFFLGEHGWFDKRFIYEESFQMPLLIRAPGITAGSVCNDIVSNVDFATTWLDFAGLRIPSYMQGESFVRSLSGEEWQGSDAVAYHRYWMHADENHNAYAHYGIRDRRYKLIFWYNDGLGLPGTGPADAEKEWELFDCVADPLEIFNIWDEGEYADVRERMLRLLEAKMEDIGDVPAHPVGMLAEELRAMYPSGAGLSVKAGAFNM is encoded by the exons ATGACGCAGACTAAGCGCCCGAACATCCTGTTCATCATGTC cgatGATCATGCGGCCAagtcgatctcggcgtACGGCGCGGGCATCAATCACACGCCGCACCTCGACCGTCTGGCGCACGAGGGCATGCTCTTCAACCACTGCTACGTGACAAACAGCATCTGCACACCCTCCCGGGCCGCCATCCTGTGCGGGACGCACAACCATACGAACGGCGTGTTCACACTCGACAGCAAACTCGACAGCAACCTCCCCAACGTTGCCAAGCAGCTGCGCGCACACGGCGGATACCAGACCGCCATGGTGGGCAAATGGCATCTCGGCGAGGGGGCAGCACACGAGCCGAGCGGCTTCGATTACTGGGAGGTGGTGCCGGGACAGGGACTGTACCACGACCCTCAGTTCATCGGGTCGGACGGCATCCACACGGAGAAGGGGTACGCGACGGACATCATCACGGACAAAGCGCTCAACTGGCTCGAAGCACGGGATCAGGAGAGGCCGTTCTTCATGATGCTGCATCACAAAGCGCCGCATCGCCCTTGGGAATGCGATCCCAAGCACCGTGATCTGTACAAGGATGATATTCGGTTGCCGGATACGTTCACCGACGACTACAAGAACCGCCCCAAGGCAGCGGGCGTGGCCAAGATGAAGGTCGCGATGGACATGACGTACCAAGACCTTGGCCTGTCGCAGCCAgagggcggagaggaggtcggcgagctcgtgaTGCCTGGTTATTGGGAGCGCAAGATCCCGTTCCCGGACTCGGACGCGGGCGTGGCGGCGATGCGCCCACTAATCGACCGCGAGACGGGCGAGCGATTCACTTTCAAGACGCGTGAGGCCCTCGCCCGCTTCAAGTACCAGCGGTACATGCAGCGGTACCTCCGGACGGTTCA GTCGATCGACGACAACGTCGGCCGGGTACTCGACTACCTCGACGCCCAGGGACTCGCAGACAACACGATGGTGCTGTACACCTCGGACCAGGGATTCTTCCTTGGCGAGCACGGGTGGTTCGATAAGCGCTTCATCTACGAGGAGAGTTTCCAGATGCCTCTGCTCATCCGCGCCCCGGGCATTACGGCCGGGAGCGTCTGCAACGACATTGTGAGCAACGTCGACTTTGCAACGACGTGGCTTGACTTTGCGGGTCTTCGCATCCCGAGCTACATGCAAGGTGAGAGTTTTGTGCGTTCCCTCTCCGGCGAGGAGTGGCAGGGCTCGGACGCGGTCGCATACCATCGCTACTGGATGCATGCCGACGAGAACCACAACGCGTACGCGCACTACGGTATTCGTGACCGACGGTACAAGCTCATTTTCTGGTACAACGACGGCCTTGGGTTGCCTGGCACAGGTCCGGCGGACGCTGAGAAGGAGTGGGAGCTGTTCGACTGCGTCGCCGACCCACTGGAGATTTTCAATATCtgggacgagggcgagtaTGCCGACGTACGTGAGCGCATGCTGCGCCTactcgaggccaagatggAGGATATAGGCGACGTGCCCGCGCACCCTGTCGGCAtgctggccgaggagctgcgaGCCATGTATCCTTCCGGCGCGGGGTTGTCTGTCAAGGCTGGGGCGTTTAACATGTAG
- a CDS encoding uncharacterized protein (Fungal specific transcription factor domain), with amino-acid sequence MSEHKFSSDPGQQPPSSGKAPRSWVPRACDRCRKRKARCDQQVPCRNCAEANVTCTHDAPVLKRGPRPKPRNRDVESRLRNLESLLASISNGNSSAALTLSRRELDQIRVAAHIAPGPDASPGSEANESAATRETKPWVGTPSEPTATPKTNANSTPTAPPAPTPNINANQMPHTNGNTPMDGNYVPSIIFDPFGVPGPSQQQIPTNMVSGMNQTLGPAVNDPTLYAGMRSPQHKPGGKDLLYRDAEGQTKWLGPSSGMPLLERLKVNGNFNPPMDDNGNPVADEWMSLTNAIGVDVGNAQHLNEFTSANPSAAVSPSSSNDDFIWERVTNVVPSDLVDSLVRSYFTISHLLWPILHAPTFMQSYVDPEHRKNPSFVALVLSICSLSSRYTPDDRLRQARKTGNLLAHDLIELAKDITAQASAERSDLYIVQALFNLAVVQEGTARTNQLWTFLSQGVSIALDLGLHRRKDDYNFTAVEMEEQKRTFWALYCQTVQASCTYGRPPMLRLIDIDMDEPAAVDDVYISVDGGIGTQPPDRPSVMAGFVAGVRLHMILERTIRRVNMVTRPMENSTPSFLDLVYGGTLRTYRIPDELELLPHVTDGLVGDWSFSPSTVSDSDSVRFFQRTRVFTLQQFIRLLSARHRFTELLAQPEGPGSPGTSEEQAVLQQITQSALGIIGTYSIIDTQARLDYFGAHAISQLTQAGAGLIGVLLHVRSSPSAGDNVLHVALQGLCASILVLTKLGHRRPAGNRSAELLIEFARACRILIPGLPDGERLAAPGSIEVPMLRALPRRANTNTQGKGEDSLSQAQFDEWLGIALQGAPDVWMNAEHAAGFTPDQTAFAL; translated from the exons ATGTCAGAACACAAGTTCTCATCCGACCCCGGTCAACAGCCTCCCAGCAGTGGTAAAGCACCTCGGTCATGGGTCCCCCGCGCATGTGATCGTT GCCGCAAACGGAAAGCTCGATGTG ACCAGCAGGTCCCATGCAGGAACTGCGCCGAGGCGAATGTGACCTGCACTCACGACGCGCCGGTCCTCAAGCGTGGACCAAGGCCAAA ACCGCGTAACCGCGATGTCGAGTCGCGCCTCCGCAACCTCGAGTCCCTCCTCGCGTCCATTTCGAATGGCAATTCGTCGGCGGCCCTGACGCTCTCGAGGAGAGAACTGGACCAGATTCGTGTCGCTGCGCATATTGCTCCTGGACCAGACGCATCGCCTGGTTCCGAGGCCAACGAGTCTGCGGCGACCCGAGAAACGAAGCCATGGGTCGGGACACCGAGCGAGCCCACCGCGACGCCCAAAACCAACGCCAACTCGACTCCGActgcgccgcccgcgcctACCCCGAATATCAATGCCAACCAGATGCCGCACACGAACGGCAACACCCCGATGGACGGTAACTACGTTCCATCGATAATCTTTGACCCGTTCGGGGTCCCCGGTCCCAGTCAGCAGCAGATCCCAACCAACATGGTTTCCGGAATGAATCAGACTCTTGGACCGGCTGTCAACGACCCAACGTTGTACGCCGGGATGCGTAGTCCGCAGCACAAGCCGGGCGGCAAGGATCTGCTGTAtcgcgacgccgaggggCAGACCAAGTGGCTCGGCCCCAGCTCTGGTATGCCGTTACTTGAGCGGCTTAAAGTCAATGGCAACTTCAACCCGCCTATGGACGACAACGGGAACCCTGTGGCTGATGAGTGGATGTCCCTCACGAACGCCATCGGTGTGGATGTTGGCAATGCGCAACACCTCAACGAGTTTACGTCTGCCAACCCCTCGGCAGCcgtgtcgccgtcgagctcgaacGACGACTTCATCTGGGAGCGCGTCACGAACGTCGTCCCATCAGATCTTGTGGACTCGCTGGTTCGCTCGTACTTTACCATCTCGCACCTGC TCTGGCCCATCTTGCACGCCCCGACGTTCATGCAGTCTTACGTCGACCCGGAGCACCGTAAGAACCCCTCgttcgtcgcgctcgtcctaTCGATCTGCTCCCTGTCTTCGCGCTACACACCAGACGACCGGTTACGGCAAGCCAGGAAGACTGGCAACCTGCTAGCGCACGACCTGATTGAACTGGCCAAGGACATCACCGCCCAGGCTTCGGCGGAGCGGTCTGACCTTTACATTGTCCAGGCGCTGTTCAACCTCGCTGTTGTGCAGGAGGGTACTGCGCGTACCAACCAGCTGTGGACGTTCCTCTCGCAAGGCGTGAGCATTGCGCTCGATCTCGGTCTCCACCGCCGCAAGGACGATTACAACTTTACTGC CGTCGAGATGGAAGAGCAAAAGCGCACGTTTTGGGCACTGTACTGCCAAACGGTTCAGGCGTCCTGTACCTACGGCCGGCCACCCATGCTCCGCCTGATTGACATTGACATGGACGAGCCTGCGGCTGTGGACGACGTGTACATCTCGGTCGACGGAGGCATCGGCACCCAGCCGCCAGACCGTCCATCGGTCATGGCGGGCTTTGTTGCCGGCGTTCGTCTTCACATGATCCTCGAGCGCACGATCCGTCGTGTCAACATGGTCACCCGTCCCATGGAGAACTCGACCCCGTcgttcctcgacctcgttTACGGGGGAACCTTGCGGACATACCGCATCCctgacgagctcgagctcctgcCACACGTTACCGATGGGCTTGTGGGCGACTGGTCCTTCTCTCCTTCCACAGTTTCTGACTCGGACTCTGTGCGCTTCTTCCAGCGCACGCGCGTGTTCACATTGCAGCAGTTCATCCGGCTGTTATCCGCGCGGCACCGGTTCACCGAACTGCTCGCCCAGCCTGAAGGGCCAGGGTCCCCAGGGACGTCGGAGGAGCAAGCTGTACTGCAGCAGATCACGCAATCTGCTCTTGGCATTATTGGCACGTACTCGATCATTGACACCCAAGCTCGCCTCGACTACTTTGGCGCCCACGCA atcTCCCAATTGACCCAGGCGGGTGCCGGTCTGATTGGCGTCTTACTGCATGTCCGCAGCTCGCCAAGTGCTGGCGACAACGTGTTGCACGTCGCGCTGCAGGGCCTGTGCGCGTCCATTCTCGTTctcaccaagctcggccATCGTCGTCCAGCAGGCAACCGTTCTGCGGAGCTGCTTATCGAGTTTGCGAGAGCGTGTCGCATCCTGATTCCCGGACTGCCTGATGGCGAGCGGCTGGCGGCTCCGGGATCAATCGAGGTGCCAATGCTGCGTGCATTGCCACGCCGAGCCAACACAAACACGCAggggaagggcgaggactCTCTGAGCCAGGCGCAGTTTGACGAGTGGCTCGGTATTGCGCTCCAGGGCGCGCCCGACGTGTGGATGAATGCGGAACACGCTGCTGGCTTTACGCCAGACCAGACTGCGTTCGCATTGTAA
- a CDS encoding uncharacterized protein (Enoyl-(Acyl carrier protein) reductase): MTNRVAVITGASQGIGAAIARRLSKDGFDLALADLDSAQPALQKLIQELGGRAVAITCDVRNKDDVDAMVSVAVAELGRVDVMIANAGIAPVGPFLDVTVDTMDNLHAVNVRGVFLCYQAAARQMIRQGGGGKLIAACSTAGWQGYPGFSMYSASKFAVRSLNQSAAKELGKHGITCNVYCPAPVDTQMWTDIDKTLSGHLGGPQGALTDSRLKGAPMGRLVQAEDVSNLVAFLAGPDSGFISGESIVVSGADTVA; this comes from the exons ATGACGAACCGCGTCGCAGTCATCACCGGGGCGAGCCAGGGCATtggcgccgccatcgcccgccgcctctcGAAGGACGGgttcgacctcgccctcgccgacctcgacagcgCCCAGCCAGCACTACAGAAACTCATCCAGGAGCTAGGAGGCAGGGCTGTGGCGATCACGTGTGACGTGCGGAACAAGGACGACGTGGACGCCATGGTCTCTGTGGCTGTCGCTGAACTTGGGCGCGTCGACG TGATGATCGCCAATGCCGGGATCGCCCCCGTCGGCCCGTTCCTCGACGTGACCGTCGACACAATGGACAACTTGCATGCCGTCAATGTCCGCGGCGTCTTTCTGTGCTACCAGGCCGCTGCGCGGCAGATGATCCGgcagggcggcggcgggaaGCTCATCGCGGCATGCTCGACCGCTGGGTGGCAGGGATATCCCGGTTTCTCGATGTATTCCGCGTC CAAATTCGCCGTGCGCTCACTCAATCAATCCGCCGCAAAGGAGTTGGGCAAGCACGGAATCACGTGTAATGTCTACTGCCCGGCGCCGGTCGATACGCAGATGTGGACCGACATCGACAAGACGCTCAGTGGCCACCTCGGCGGACCGCAGGGCGCCCTCACAGACTCCCGCCTCAAGGGTGCCCCCATGGGCCGCCTGgtgcaggccgaggacgtaTCTAACCTCGTCGCGTTCCTTGCCGGCCCCGACTCGGGGTTCATCTCAGGAGAGAGTATTGTCGTTTCG ggTGCGGACACGGTTGCGTAA